From the Mycobacterium sp. 155 genome, the window GGGTTCGTCGCGGGCGGGATGGCCGTACTGATCATGCTGATCTGGGTGATGACGGCGCTGGTGATCTCCACGTCGGACAGCCGCAGCGCAAAGGACACCGCCGCCGATTCACTCAAGACCGTGACCAACCTCGCCATCACCGCTCAGCAGGCCCGCGCCGACGAAACCCTGGCGCTGATCCGCCGCGGCGACGAGAGCGTGCGTAAGCAGTCCTACTACCAGCGCATCGACACGATGCAACAGCAACTGGCGGCCTACCTGGGCCGCGATACCGGCATGGACAAAACCGATCTGGCCGACGCCGACCAGCTGCTGACCCGGTGGCGCGCCGCCGACGATCGGATCAACGCCTACATCGCCGTCGGCAATTACCAGGCCGCCACCCAGGTGGCGCTCGGCACCAGCGAGGACGATTCGACCCCGGCTTTCGACAAGCTCGACGAGGCGTTGTCGAAGGGCATCCAGCAGAGCCGCAACCAGTTGCGCAACGACATCGTCAACGCCCGCCGCGTGCTCTCCGGCGCGACCGTCGGCGCCGCCGTGTTGAGCGTGGCTGCCGCGGTGGCGGTGGCGTTGGGCCTGTGGCCACGACTCAGTGAGTATCGGTAAGCGCCAATGAGGAAAGTTCTGATCCTGCTCGCGACGGTGTTGATGGTGGCCGGCTGCAGCCAGACCGCGCCCGCTCTGACCGTCCCGGCGCTCACCTTGTCGCCGCCCACGCCGGCCGGCATGGAGGAACTCACGCCGCAGCCGGTGCAGGTACCTGCCCCTGACGCTGACGAGTGTGACCGCACCGCGAGCCTGCGCCCGTTCAACAACAAGGCCGACGCCGACGCCGCGGTTGCCGACATCCGTAACCGGGGCCGCCTCGTCGTCGGGCTCGACATCGGCAGCAACCTGTTCTCTTTCCGTGACCCGATCACCGGTGAGATCACCGGATTCGACGTCGACATCGCCGGCGAGGTGTCTCGCGACATCTTCGGCACCCCGGCACAGGTCGAGTATCGGATCCTGTCATCGGCCGACCGCATCGCCGCACTGCAGAACAAGAAGGTCGACATCGTCGTCAAGACCATGACCATCACCTGCGAGCGCCGCAAGCAGGTCAACTTCTCGACGGTGTATCTGATGGCCAATCAACGCATCCTGGCTCCGCGCGACTCGACCATCTCGCAAGCCTCGGACCTGTCCGGTAAGCGCGTGTGCGTGGTCGACGGCACGACGTCGCTCAAACGCATCCAGCAGATCAGCCCGGCGCCGATCATCGTCTCGGTGGTGACGTGGGCCGACTGCCTGGTGGCGTTGCAGCAGCGCCAGGCCGACGCGGTCAGTACCGACGACTCGATCCTGGCCGGCTTGGTGGCTCAGGACCCCTATCTGCACATCGTCGGCCCCAGCATGAACGAGGAGCCCTACGGAATCGGGGTAAACCTGGACAACACCGGCCTGGTGCGGTTCGTCAACGGCACGCTGGAACGTATCCGGCGCGACGGCACATGGAACACGTTGTACCGCAAGTGGTTGACGGTGCTGGGCCCGGCGCCCTCCCCTCCCGTCGCGAGGTACATCGACTGATGACACAGCCACCCGAAGTCCCAGAGGAGCCCGACGAGGAGCCCGGTACCCAGCCGGCCACTCTCGAAGACCTCGACATAGATTCGCGGTCAACGGTGCGGCCCATGGCCACCCAAGCGGTGTTCCGGCCGGACTTCGACGACGACGAGGAGCGCGGCAAGTCTTCCGTTTTCGGCGACACCGAGGCATACGACCACGGGACCATGACGACACGCATCGTTTCGCCGATCCGTCGGTTGGGTGGCGGTCTGGTGGAAATGCCGCGGGTGCCCGAGCGAGATCCGTTGAGCGCGTTGATGACCAACCCGGTGGTGGCGGAATCGAAGCGGTTCTGCTGGAACTGCGGTAAGCCTGTCGGCCGATCCTCGTCCGACGGCCGGGCCCTGTCGGAGGGGTGGTGCCCGAACTGCGGCAGCGCGTATTCCTTTCTGCCGCAACTGTCCCCCGACGACATAGTCGCCGACCAGTACGAGATCAAGGGGTGCATTGCCCACGGCGGCCTGGGCTGGGTGTATCTGGCGTTCGACCACAACGTCAACGAGCGGCCGGTCGTGTTGAAGGGCCTGGTGCATTCCGGCGACGCCGAGGCGCAGGCCATCGCGATGGCCGAGCGCCAGTTCCTGGCCGAGGTGACGCATCCGGGGATCGTCAAGATCTACAACTTCGTCGAACACGATGACAAGCACGGCAATCCCGTCGGCTACATCGTCATGGAATACGTGGGAGGGACATCGCTCAAGCAGGCCAAGGGCACCAGGCTGCCGGTCGCCGAGGCGATCGGCTACATGATGGAGATCCTGCCCGCACTGGGCTACCTGCACTCCATCGGATTGGCCTACAACGACCTCAAGCCCGAGAACATCATGATCACCGAGGAACAGCTCAAGCTGATCGACCTCGGTGCGGTGTCGCGGCTCAATTCCTACGGATACCTGTACGGCACACCGGGTTACCAGGCCCCCGAGATCGTGCGCACCGGGCCGACCGTGGCCACCGACATCTACACGGTGGGCCGGACCCTGGCCGCCCTGACCCTGAAGTTGCGCACCCGCAAGGGCCGCTATGTCGACGGGCTGCCGTCCGATGATCCGGTGCTCACCAAGTACGACTCGTTCGGGCGACTGCTGCGCCGGGCCATCGATCCCGATCCCAGGCGGCGCTTCGCCACGGCCGAGGAGATGTCGTCACAGCTGCTCGGTGTCCTGCGCGAAGTGGTGGCCACCGACAGCGGGATGCCGCGCCCGGGCCTGTCGACGGTGTTCAGCCCGTCACGATCGACCTTCGGGGTGGATCTGCTCGTCGCACACACCGACGTGTACGTCGACGGCCAGGTGCACTCGGAAAAGCTGACCGCACAAGAGATCGTCCGGGCGCTGCCGGTGCCGCTGGTCGACCGCACCGATGTGGGTGCGCCGGTGCTGGTGGCCAGTGTGCTGAGTCAGCCGGTGCACACCCTCGATCAGCTGCGCGCCGCACGTCACGGCGCGCTCGACGCCGAGGGCATCGACCTGTCCGAATCGGTCGAGTTGCCGTTGATGGAGGCTCGCGCGCTGCTCGATCTGGGGGACGTGGCCAAGGCCACCCGCAAACTCGACGATCTGGCTACCCGGGTCGGCTGGAACTGGCGTCTGATCTGGTTCCGCGCGGTCGCCGAGATGTTGTCTGCCGACTATGATTCGGCGACAAAGCATTTCACCGAGGTGCTGGACACCCTGCCCGGTGAGCTGGCACCCAAGCTAGCACTGGCCGCGACGGCCGAGCTGGCCGGTACGGCTGACGAGCTGACCTTCTACAAGACGGTGTGGGGCACCGACAACGGCGTCCTCTCCGCGGGCTTCGGGTTGGCCCGGGCCCAGTCGGTCAGCGGGGATCGCGATGGAGCGGTGCGGACACTCGACGAAGTCCCGCCCACCTCACGGCATTTCACCGCGGCCCGGCTCACGAGCGCGGTCACGCTGCTGTCCGGGCGATCAACCAGTGAGATCACCGAGCAGAACATCCGCGACGCGGCTCGACGGGTGGAGGCACTGCCCGACACCGAGCCTCGCGTGCTGCAGATCCGAGCGCTGGTGCTGGGTACCGCGATGGACTGGCTGGCCGACAACGCCGCCAGCAGCAACCACATCCTGGGCTTCCCGTTCACCGAGCACGGACTCAAGCTCGGCGTCGAGGCATCGCTTCGGGCGCTCGCACGGATAGCCCCGACTCAGTCCCATCGTTATGCCCTGGTGGATCTGGCCAACAGTGTCCGGCCGATGAGCACGTTCTGAACTGACGCGACGCCCGTGGTCGGAGCCGGCCGGCGCCCGCTGGGATTTTGTAACCACCTGCCACATCAGTCACTGTTCGCAAACCATGGACGTTGCGCCCGGCTGTTAGCGACAAAGTCGCGGAAATCGCCTCAGCTGCAACGCTGTTCACTGCGGCACCGCGGTGCGAATCTCACCGGAACCGGCAGTCACGGCAGCCACATCAACACCGAAATATGCTGTGCCCGACTGTTATCGACTTTGTCGCTCGCAGCGCGGGCACGTAACCAGTGAGGCTGAGTCGTTCTTATGGTGCCTGTGTGGAGCGCGAGATTGACTCACGCGATACGCACGATACCAGCGATATTGATGTGGCGATTTCCGCGACTTTGTCGCTAACAGGCGGGCAACTCGAGTCCCCTTTCCAGAGCCGGGACGGATGTGACTGATGTGACTCCGTCGAGAATCGTCCACCGCTAGGCGGATCGGACCACCTGCGCACAGGCGCGGGCGATGGCCAGTTCCTCGTCGGTCGGAATCACCAGCACGGTGACCGGTGACGATGGCGTCGAGATGCGCCGGGCATCCCGCGACGGGCTCTCGTTCAGTTCCGGATCGAGTTCGATACCCAGCGTTGCCAATCCGCTCAACGCGTCCCGCCGCACGGCCGCGTCGTTCTCCCCCACGCCTGCGGTGAAGCTGATGATGTCGGTGGTTCCCAGCACCGCCAGGTATGCCCCGACATACTTTCGCAACCGGTGGATGTACACGTCGTACGCCAATTGCGCTGCGTTGTCGCCGGTTTCGATCAGCTGGTGCAGCTTACGGAAGTCGTTCTGACCGCTGAGGCCCAGGAGCCCGGACCGGCGGTTGAGCATGGTGTCGATATCCTCGATGCTCATATCCGCCGTCCGGCACAGGTAACCGACGATACCCGGATCGATGTCGCCGCTGCGGGTGCCCATCACGAGCCCCTCCAGCGGCGTGAGCCCCATGGAGGTGTCGACGGCGCGGCCACCGCTGACCGCCGACGCCGACGCGCCGTTACCAAGGTGCAGCACAATCTGGTTCACCGAATCGTAGGGCCGTCCCATGAACTCGGCGGCCTGTCGGCTCACGTATTCATGCGAAGTGCCGTGGAACCCGTAGCGCCGGATGTGCCACCGCTCGGCAACCTCACGCTCGATAGCGTAGGTCGCCGCAGCGGCAGGAAGATCGTGGAAGAACGCGGTGTCGAACACCGCGATGTGCGGTACGTCGGGCAGGATGCGCCGGGCTACCTCGATACCGACCACTGCGGGCGGATTGTGCAGCGGGGCAAGGGGAGCCAGTTCCTCGAGCTTGGACATCATCGCGTCATCGATCACAGCGGGTCGGTAGAACGTCTTGCCGCCGTGCACCACCCGATGCCCGACCGCCACCAGCGCGAGATCGTCGAGGCGCAACCCCGCCTCGGCAGACAGCTCGAACGCCAGCCGCAACGCCGCCTCATGATCGGCGATCCGACCTTCACGACGCAATGTGCGGTCGCCGACCTTCAACGTGGCCGTCGACGAATCCTCACCGATACGCTCCACGATTCCGTCCGCAAGCTGCTGCCCTGAATCAGGTTGGATGAGTTGGTATTTCACTGACGACGAGCCGGAGTTGATCACCAATACGGTGTCCGTCATCATGACACCCCTTGCGCCTGGATCGCCGTGATCGCGACCGTGTTGACAATGTCCTCGACCAGCGCACCCCGCGAGAGGTCGTTGACGGGCTTGTTCAGGCCCTGCAGCACCGGGCCGATCGCGATGGCACCTGCCGATCTTTGCACCGCCTTGTAGGTGTTGTTGCCGGTATTGAGGTCCGGGAAGATCAGCACCGTGGCCCGTCCGGCCACCGGGGAGTCCGGCATCTTCGTGATCGCCACCGACGGCTCCACGGCCGCGTCGTACTGGATCGGCCCCTCGACCAGCAGATCCGGTTCGCGTTGGCGCACCAATTCCGTTGCCACCCTGACCTTATCGACATCAGCACCGGTACCCGAGGTCCCCGTCGAATACGACAGCATGGCCACGCGCGGCTCGATGCCGAACTGCGCGGCGGTGCGGGCCGACGATATCGCGATGTCGGCCAGCTGCTCGGAGGTGGGATCCGGCACGATCGCGCAGTCACCGTAGGCCAGCACCTTGTCGGCCAGGCACATGAGGAAGATGCTGGATACCGTCGAAATGCCGGGGGCCGTTCGGATGATCTCGAACGCCGGCCGCACGGTGTGCGCGGTGGTGTGCGCCGCTCCCGACACCATGCCGTCCACCATGTTGTTGTGCACCAGCATGGTGCCGAAATACGAGACGTCGTGGATGGTTTCGCGGGCCTGTTCGAAGGTGATGCCCTTCTTGCGGCGCAGTTCGGCGTACTGCTCGGCGAAGCGATCACACAGCTCGCTGGTGCGCGGATCGAGGACGACGGCCGCGTCGATGTCCACCCCGAGTTCGGCTGCCCGGGAACGGATCTGACTTTCCTCGCCGAGGATGGTCAGGTGGGCTACGCTGCGCCGCAGCAGCCGGCCCGCAGCCTTGAGGATGCGGTCGTCGGTGCCCTCGGGCAGCACGATGCGCTTGCGGTCGGAGCGAGCCCGGTCGAGGAGCTGGTAGGTGAACATCTGCGGCGTGGTCACCGCCGGAATCGGGATGGTCAGCTGCGCCAGCAGATCGCCGACGTCGACGTAGCGGTCCATCAGGGCCAGCGCGGTGTCGATCTTGCGCTGCGACTTCGCGGTCACGCGACCGCGCGCGCCGGCCACGCGGCTGGCGGTCTCGAACGTGCCGTACTTGGTGGTCACGATCGGCAGCCGCAGCCCCAGTCCCTCCACCAACGAGGCGATGGCCGGATGCAGATCGAGTCCGCCGTTGAGGATGATGCACGACAGCGACGGAAACCCTTCGGCGGCATGGGCACTCACCACGGCCAAGACCACGTCGGACCGATCGCCCGGTGTCACCACCGCGACACCCTCGGTCAGCCGCTCCAGCACGTGCTCGGCCGTCATACCCGCAACGAGCACGCCCATCACCTCACGGGACAGCAGCTGCGGGTCGCCGGCGATCACCGTACCGTCCACCGCTACCTGCAGTTCAGCCACCGACGGTGCGACGAGCAGAGGCTCCTCTGGCAATACATAGGCGGGAGTGCCGAGCGGTTTGAGGGCCTCGGCCACCGCGGTCATCTGCGCCGGGTCGCACCGGTTGGCGACCACCGCCGCGGCGTGAGCATGTTGATGGCTCAACTCGGCCAGGCACACCTCGACGACGTGCGCGACCTCCTCGGGTGTGCGGTCGGCGGCCTTGACGGCGAGCACCACCGGTGCACCCAGGTTCACCGCAATGCGCGCGTTCATGCTGAGCTCGCTGGGCGTGGCGATGTCGGTGTAGTCGCTGCCGACTATCAGGACCGCGTCGCACCGGTTGGCGACGCGGTGGAAACGGTCGACGATGTCGGTGATCGCTGCGTCGGGGTCCTCGTGCACATGCTGGTAGTCGACCCCGACACAGTCTTCGTACGGCAATCCGGCCGTGGTGCCGGCCAGCAGCAGTTCGAGGATGTAGTCACGGTCCTCGCCCAACCGAGCGATGGGCCGGAACACTCCGACCCGGGGCACGGTCGCGGCCAGCCGGTGCAGGATCCCCAGCGCAATGGTCGACTTACCGGTATCCCCTTCAGGCGATGCTACGTAGATCGCGGTCGCGATGTTCCCATCCGGCACCGCTCCAGCATTCCCTAGACCAAGACACTTCCGCCAGCGCAACGGTGACCGTCAGCCGAGCTTGCGCAGGCGCGGCTCCAGGTCGGTCTTGAACAGCTCGAGGAAGCGCCGCTGGTCATGCCCGGGGGCGTGGAACACCAGGTGATTGAGGCCGTAGCCCACATACTCAGCGACCTTGGCCACGGCCTCGTCAGGATCGGACGCCACGATCCAGCGCTTGGCGACCTGTTCGATGGGCAGCGCGTCGGCGGCCTTCTCCATCTCGATCGGATCGCCGATGGAATGCTTCTGCTCGGCCGTCAGCGACAGCGGGGCCCAGAACCGGGTGTTCTCCAACGCCAGCTTCGGGTCCGGATCGTAGGAGATCTTGATCTCGATCATCCGATCGATCGCCGCGACATCGCGGCCCGCGGCCGCTGCACCTTCTGCGACAGCGGGGATGAGCTTGTCCTTGTACAGCTCCTCCCCCTTGCCCGAAGTGCAGATGAAGCCGTCGCCCGCACGTCCGGCGTACTTGGCGACCACGGGACCACCGGCCGCGATGTACACCGGGACACCACCCTCTGGCACGTCGTAGATCGAGGCGCCTTTGAGCCGGTAGTACTCGCCGTCGAAATCGACGCGGTCGCCCTGCCACAACTTACGCATCAGCTTGACCGCCTCGCGCAGCCGCGCGAAACGTTCCTTGAACTCCGGCCATTCGCCGGCGTAGCCGGTCGCGATCTCGTTGAGCGCCTCACCCGTACCCACGCCGAGGAAGATCCGCTCCGGGTACAGACACGCCATCGTCGCGAAAGCCTGCGCGATCACCGCGGGGTTGTAGCGGAAGGTCGGGGTCAGCACCGACGTGCCCAGCACCAAACGCTGGGTACGTTCGCCCACGGCCGTCATCCAGGCCAGCGAGAACGGCGCATGCCCGCCCTCATGGCGCCACGGCTGAAAATGATCGCTAACCGTCGCGCTGTCCATCCCCGACGCTTCCGCGAGCACCCCCAGCTCGACCAGTTCCCGGGGCGCGAATTGCTCTGCAGAAGCCTTATAACCAAGTTTGAGTTCAGCCACGATTTGTTTCTACTCCAGTCCATAGACTCGCGGCATGGCAGCAGCTCTGAGCGCGATCACCGAGCATGTGCACGTCGCACAAACCGACCTGGTCAACTGGACTTTGGTGACCGACGGTGACGGTGTGCTGCTGATCGACGCCGGCTATCCGGGCCAGCGCGACGACGTGCTGGACTCGGTGCGGCAGCTCGGCTTCGGCACCGACGACATCACCGCGATCGTGCTGACCCACGCCCACATCGACCATTTCGGGTCGGCCATCTGGTTCGCGAAAACCCTTGGCACACCGGTGTTCTGCCACGCCGAAGAGGTAGGCCACACCAAACGTGACTATCTTGAGCAGGCCTCGCCGACCGACGTCGCCAAGCACATCTGGCAGCCGCGTTGGCTCAAATGGACGGCGGCACTGATCGCCAACGGCGGGTTGGATCATTCGGGCATACCCACCGCAGCGGCCCTCACGCCGGAGGTGGCATCCGGACTGCCCGGCACGCCGGTGGCCGTCCCGACGCCGGGACACACCGGTGGACACTGCTCGTTCATCGTCGACGGCGTCCTGGTCGGCGGGGACGCTCTGGTTACCGGGCACCCGCTGATAACGCGGCCCGGTCCGCAGCTGCTGCCCGCGCTGTTCAATCACGACGAGGCGGCCTGCCTGCGCAGCCTGAAGGTATTGGGCCGGCTCGACACCGACGTGCTGGTGCCGGGACACGGCCCGGTGTGGCGCGGACCGATCGCCGAGGCGGTGCGGGAAGCCATCACCCGACATGGTTGATCAGTGGATCACGGGCGTCGACATCGGCCGCCGAGGACAACCGCCGGCCCTTCCACTCAAAACTTGACACATGTAAAGTTCGCCGCCATGGACAACATCAGGGGCAAGACCATCGCGATCACAGGCGCTGCCCGCGGTATCGGTTATGCCACCGCCGCGGCACTGCTGGCCCGCGGTGCTCGCGTCGTGATCGGTGATCGGGACGTGGCGCTGCAGGAGTCGGCGGTCGTCGAGTTGACCAAGCTCGGCGAGGTCTCGGGCTATCCGCTCGACGTCACCGACCGGGAGTCCTTCGCCGCCTTCCTCGACAAGGCTCGCACCGACGGCGGCGGCCACATCGACGTCCTGATCAACAACGCCGGCGTCATGCCGATCGGCCCGTTCCTCGACCAGAGCGAGCAGTCGATCCGGTCGTCCATCGAGGTCAACGTGTACGGCGTGCTCACCGGATGCCGCCTCGCACTGCCGGACATGGTGAAGCGTCGCAGCGGCCACGTCATCAACATCGCCTCGCTGTCGGGCCTCATCCCGCTGCCGGGCCAGGTGGTCTACGTCGGCGCCAAATACGCGGTCGTCGGCCTGTCCACCGCGCTCGCCGACGAGATGGCCCCACACGGGGTCAACGTGTCGGTGGTCATGCCGCCGTTCACCAACACCGACCTGATCACCGGCACCAAATCCAGCGGGCCCATCAAGCCGGTCGAGCCCGAGGACATCGCCGCGGCGATCATCAAGACGCTCAACAAACCCAAAACCCACGTGTCTGTGCCGCCGCCGCTGCGTTTCATCGCCCAGGCCGCCCAGCTGCTGCCTCCCCGCGGGCGCCGCCGGCTCAACAAGGCGCTGGGCCTCGACACGGTGTTCCTGGATTACGACGCCGCCAAACGCAAGAGCTATGAGGACCGGGCCCAGGCCGCCCGGGGCATCATCGAGGGCTAAGTTCACTGGCGAGGTTCACTGGCGAGCAGGCACTGAGGTCCCCGAAACGCGGCGTGTCGGGGACCGCCGCGTCTGCTCGCGCTAGAAGGTGAACTCCGGGACCAGGTCACCGGCGCGATAGGTCTCGATGGCGTCGAGGTGCTCGACGAACTCGTCGTGACCGAACTCGTAGCTGTCGGTGCGGCCAACGAACACCACCCTGACGATCGCGCCGTCCTCGGCCGCGTCGAGCCACAACGACGTGACGGGCAGGCCGTCGTCCACCTCGGCACCGGACGGTTCGTAGAACCACGCCGCTACGTCGTCGTTGGAGGTTTCCTCGTCAAAAACCCAGCCGCGCTCAGTGATTCGCTCATCGAACTCGACCAGGTCCGCCACGATGGCTTCTTGGCCGACTTCCTGGATCGCCGACAACTGCTCGACGACCTCGTGCGGGACCCAGCGCGACTCCTGGGTGGTCTGCCGCTTCTTGCGGCGGGCCTTCTTGGCGTCGGATGCGCGGGACACGCTCAGCTCAGGGCCTGGTCGAGGTCGGCGATCAGATCTTCGGTGCCTTCCAGGCCGACAGAGATGCGCACCACGCCGTCGCCCAGGCCGATCGCCGCGCGTCCCTCGGGCCCCATGGCGCGGTGGGTCGTGGTGGCGGGGTGCGTGACGAGCGTCTTCGCGTCGCCCAGGTTGTTGGAGATGTCGATGATGCGCAGCTTGTCGAGCATCTCGAAGGCCCGTTCCTTGCCGCCCTCAAGCTCGAAAGTCAGAACGGTGCCACCGCCCCGCATCTGCCGCTTGGCCAGATCGTATTGCGGATGTGATTGCAGGAACGGGTATTTCACCCAGTTCACCCCGGCTTTGCCTTCCAGGAACTCTGCGACTGTCTGCGCCGAACGGTTGGAATAATCCACCCGGACCGCAAGAGTCTCAAGGCCTTTGAGCAGTATCCAGGCGTTGAACGCGCTGATCGCCGGGCCGGTGTGGCGCATCAGCTTCTGCACCGGGCCGTCGATGTAGTCCTTGTCGCCGAGGATCGCACCGCCCAGCACCCGGCCCTGACCGTCAATGTGCTTGGTGCCCGAATACACCACGACGTCGGCGCCCAACGGCATGCCCTGCTGCAGCAGAGGGGTGGCAAAAACGTTGTCCAGCACTACTTTTGCCCCGGCAGCGTGCGCGAGTTCACACACCGCGGCGATGTCGACCAGGGATTGCATCGGGTTGGACGGCGTCTCGAAGAACACCGCCTGGGTCGGCACCGAGAGCGCTTCCTCCCACTGGGAGAGGTCTTCGCCGTCGACGAACACTGTCTCCACACCCCACCGGGGCAGGATCTCGTTACAGACCACGAAGCAGGAACCGAACAGGCTGCGGGCCGCAACCAGGCGGTCACCTGCACCCAATAGCGCACCGAGCGAGGTGAACACCGCGGCCATGCCGGTGGCGGTGGCGAAGCACGCCGGAGCATCCTCGATGAGTCGCAACCGCTCCTCGAACATCGCGATGGTCGGGTTGCCGTACCGCGAGTAGACGAACCGGTCGATCTCGCCGGTGAACGCCTTCTCGGCTGCCTCCGCGCTCTCGTAGACGTATCCCGACGTGAGGAACAGCCCCTCCGCGGTCTCCTCGAACTCCGACCGCAGCACGCCGCCGCGCACGCCGATGGTGGCCTGACTCAGGCCATCCGGCAACTGTGCGGGAATCCGCACGGAATGCACCTCCGGTGAGCTCACGATTGCCTCCATGGCAGGCCGACGGCCTTCCAACCGGTGCCGCCACGGTGGCGGTTCTCGTCGAGGTTGCCCTCGAAGCCGTCGAGCATGTTGTAGGACGGGGCATAGCCCGCGGCGGTCGCAGCTTCGGCGGCACCGATCGAGCGATTGCCGGAGCGACACAGGAAAACCACAGGGCGCGCACCGGATTCGGCGCCGATTTTCTCCTGGAGATCCGCCATGAACGCATCGTTGTGGCTGCCGTCGGTCCGGTTCCACTCGATGTAGACCACATCACGGCCCAGCTGGGTCAGATCCGCCACGCCGACGAACCGCCACTCGGCGTCGGTGCGGCAGTCCACCAGCACGGCGCGGGGGTCCTCGCTCAGCAGTTTCCAAGCCTGCTGCGGCGTGATATCTCCGGCATAACTCACGGCCGTGAGTCTTTCACACCCGAGCAGACGCGCCATGCGCCGTCCTCGCGCACGAACGTGGTCTCGGCATCAACCTTCGTATCAGGCGCCTTGTCGAAGTGGTAGACGACGGTGCCCGTGGCCCGGTCACCGTCGATCCGCACGCCTTTCACGTCGTCGACAAACCGGGCGCCGTGCTTGGCCACCGAATCACGTTGCCGGGCAAGAAAATCAGCCTCGTTACCCCGCTGATCGCGACAGGTGTAGTCGGTGAACGAGCCCCAGTTCTCGCGTTGCATGGCATCGTTCTGCCCCACCGCGGCCCGGCCCACCCGCTGTTCCTCGGACAGTCCGTCACCACCGCCGGGCAGGTTGGCCACCACAATGCCAATCACGACGAGTGCAAAGATCGCCAACGCCCCCAGAAACGGCGCCATGGTCGGCCGGTCGACCGGCTCGTCGGCCGTCACGAGAAAAGCTTGCGCAGGGCAGTGCCCACCCGACGGGCCCGGTCGCGAGCAACGATCGCATCCGGCGCGGTGGCCAGGGCCACCCCGAGCCGATGCCGGCCGTCGGATTCGTCACCGGGGCCGAACA encodes:
- a CDS encoding MBL fold metallo-hydrolase, whose product is MAAALSAITEHVHVAQTDLVNWTLVTDGDGVLLIDAGYPGQRDDVLDSVRQLGFGTDDITAIVLTHAHIDHFGSAIWFAKTLGTPVFCHAEEVGHTKRDYLEQASPTDVAKHIWQPRWLKWTAALIANGGLDHSGIPTAAALTPEVASGLPGTPVAVPTPGHTGGHCSFIVDGVLVGGDALVTGHPLITRPGPQLLPALFNHDEAACLRSLKVLGRLDTDVLVPGHGPVWRGPIAEAVREAITRHG
- a CDS encoding SDR family oxidoreductase; this translates as MDNIRGKTIAITGAARGIGYATAAALLARGARVVIGDRDVALQESAVVELTKLGEVSGYPLDVTDRESFAAFLDKARTDGGGHIDVLINNAGVMPIGPFLDQSEQSIRSSIEVNVYGVLTGCRLALPDMVKRRSGHVINIASLSGLIPLPGQVVYVGAKYAVVGLSTALADEMAPHGVNVSVVMPPFTNTDLITGTKSSGPIKPVEPEDIAAAIIKTLNKPKTHVSVPPPLRFIAQAAQLLPPRGRRRLNKALGLDTVFLDYDAAKRKSYEDRAQAARGIIEG
- a CDS encoding O-succinylhomoserine sulfhydrylase, with protein sequence MEAIVSSPEVHSVRIPAQLPDGLSQATIGVRGGVLRSEFEETAEGLFLTSGYVYESAEAAEKAFTGEIDRFVYSRYGNPTIAMFEERLRLIEDAPACFATATGMAAVFTSLGALLGAGDRLVAARSLFGSCFVVCNEILPRWGVETVFVDGEDLSQWEEALSVPTQAVFFETPSNPMQSLVDIAAVCELAHAAGAKVVLDNVFATPLLQQGMPLGADVVVYSGTKHIDGQGRVLGGAILGDKDYIDGPVQKLMRHTGPAISAFNAWILLKGLETLAVRVDYSNRSAQTVAEFLEGKAGVNWVKYPFLQSHPQYDLAKRQMRGGGTVLTFELEGGKERAFEMLDKLRIIDISNNLGDAKTLVTHPATTTHRAMGPEGRAAIGLGDGVVRISVGLEGTEDLIADLDQALS
- a CDS encoding rhodanese-like domain-containing protein encodes the protein MSYAGDITPQQAWKLLSEDPRAVLVDCRTDAEWRFVGVADLTQLGRDVVYIEWNRTDGSHNDAFMADLQEKIGAESGARPVVFLCRSGNRSIGAAEAATAAGYAPSYNMLDGFEGNLDENRHRGGTGWKAVGLPWRQS